In Deltaproteobacteria bacterium, a single window of DNA contains:
- a CDS encoding chemotaxis protein CheW, producing MSDRRDAARRTIDWDTIRARILEQKNELDHQTLSAAEIDRELRARAIKLARTERVAIEDRGREHLAFWIGRSRCAIDLALVGGVVTPRWITTLPTAPKRLSRVIQVQGVIVPVADLVEVLGVKADAEVEYRRAVLLKHGSRHLAILTHRAEDIVRLELDTLSSPERDAAGFIRGIAPDMTIVLDGETLLSSLNAAPGRGETPSPSPLKVTP from the coding sequence ATGAGTGACCGACGAGACGCCGCGCGCCGCACCATCGACTGGGACACGATCCGCGCCCGTATCCTCGAGCAGAAGAACGAGCTCGACCACCAGACCCTGAGCGCGGCCGAGATCGACCGGGAGCTGCGCGCGCGGGCGATCAAGCTGGCGCGGACCGAGCGGGTCGCGATCGAGGATCGGGGGCGTGAGCACCTGGCGTTCTGGATCGGACGCTCCCGCTGCGCCATCGACCTGGCGCTGGTCGGCGGTGTCGTCACGCCGCGCTGGATCACCACCCTCCCGACCGCGCCGAAGCGCCTCTCACGGGTGATCCAGGTGCAGGGGGTCATCGTCCCGGTCGCCGACCTCGTCGAGGTGCTCGGCGTGAAGGCCGACGCGGAGGTCGAGTACCGCCGCGCCGTCCTGCTCAAGCACGGCTCCCGCCACCTGGCGATCCTGACCCACCGGGCCGAGGACATCGTCCGCCTCGAGCTCGACACCCTCTCCTCGCCCGAGCGTGACGCCGCGGGCTTCATCCGGGGCATCGCCCCCGACATGACCATCGTCCTGGATGGAGAGACCCTGCTCTCCTCCCTCAATGCCGCCCCCGGCCGGGGCGAGACCCCGAGCCCCTCCCCCCTCAAGGTGACACCATGA